One Roseomonas sp. OT10 DNA window includes the following coding sequences:
- the hflC gene encoding protease modulator HflC, producing MNRLIALGAAALVALILVASTLFTVHQTQQVLITQFGEPIRVIREPGLHAKIPLIQNVIAFDRRLLDFEAPGEELILGDQRRLIVDTFTRFSITDPLLFYQTVGAAEAGIRGRLSSIVSSALRRVLGNEPLLAVLSADRLRIMNEIRRQVNEEARRFGIEVADVRLRRADLPEENTQAILSRMQSERERVAREARAEGEEIRARVRAGADRERTVLLAEAQAQADILRGQGEQESIAIFADAFQRDPQFFQFWRTMQAYRESFSEGDNRLVLSPESDFFRYFRHAPGNLVTTAPEPPGASAPAPAAASPAPPAQAP from the coding sequence ATGAACCGCCTGATCGCCCTCGGCGCGGCCGCCCTGGTCGCGCTGATCCTGGTCGCCTCGACCCTGTTCACCGTCCACCAGACGCAGCAGGTGCTGATCACCCAGTTCGGCGAGCCGATCCGCGTGATCCGCGAGCCCGGGCTGCACGCCAAGATCCCGCTGATCCAGAACGTCATCGCCTTCGACCGCCGCCTGCTGGACTTCGAGGCGCCCGGCGAGGAGCTGATCCTGGGCGACCAGCGCCGGCTGATCGTGGACACCTTCACCCGGTTCAGCATCACCGACCCGCTGCTGTTCTACCAGACGGTGGGCGCGGCGGAGGCCGGCATCCGCGGCCGGCTCTCCTCGATCGTGTCCTCGGCGTTGCGCCGCGTGCTGGGCAACGAGCCGCTGCTCGCGGTGCTCTCCGCCGACCGGCTGCGGATCATGAACGAGATCCGCCGGCAGGTGAACGAGGAGGCGCGGCGCTTCGGCATCGAGGTCGCCGATGTCCGCCTCCGCCGCGCCGACCTGCCGGAGGAGAACACCCAGGCGATCCTGTCGCGCATGCAGTCCGAGCGCGAGCGCGTCGCCCGCGAGGCCCGGGCCGAGGGCGAGGAGATCCGCGCCCGCGTCCGCGCCGGCGCCGACCGCGAGCGCACCGTGCTGCTGGCCGAGGCGCAGGCACAGGCCGACATCCTGCGCGGCCAGGGCGAGCAGGAGTCGATCGCGATCTTCGCCGACGCCTTCCAGCGCGACCCGCAGTTCTTCCAGTTCTGGCGGACCATGCAGGCCTACCGGGAGTCCTTCTCCGAGGGCGACAACCGGCTGGTGCTGAGCCCGGAGAGCGACTTCTTCCGCTACTTCCGCCATGCCCCCGGCAATCTGGTGACCACGGCGCCGGAGCCGCCGGGCGCATCCGCCCCG
- the hflK gene encoding FtsH protease activity modulator HflK, with product MIRQAQDAVRRYLPRRGGGKGLALLGVLLLAGWAASGIYRVEPDEQGVVMRFGAFRATTGPGLNYHLPWPIETVTTPRVTRINRVDIGFRSAVDSTAAVRPTPSRDVLEESMMLTGDENIIDIDFAVFWRIRDAGEFLFNTRNPEPTVKSAAESMMREVIGRTPIQPALTEARAQIEQAVRLGTQAIMDQYKAGVEITQVQMQKVDPPPSVVDAFRDVQRAQADRERARNEAESYRNDIIPRARGEAERLTQEAQGQRESQIARARGEAQRFVSVLSAYQAAQDVTLRRMYLETMEEILRRNPKIVVDDRLSGIVPLLNLDGARAAAAASTQSRPATPPAPPAVRPQVPTGGGR from the coding sequence GTGATCCGACAGGCGCAGGACGCGGTACGCCGCTACCTGCCGCGACGCGGCGGCGGCAAGGGGCTGGCGCTGCTCGGCGTTCTGCTGCTCGCCGGCTGGGCGGCCTCCGGCATCTACCGGGTGGAACCGGACGAGCAGGGCGTGGTGATGCGCTTCGGCGCCTTCCGCGCCACCACCGGCCCCGGCCTGAACTACCACCTGCCCTGGCCGATCGAGACGGTGACGACGCCGCGCGTCACCCGCATCAACCGGGTGGACATCGGCTTCCGCAGCGCCGTGGACAGCACCGCCGCCGTGCGGCCGACGCCGTCGCGCGACGTGCTGGAGGAATCGATGATGCTCACCGGCGACGAGAACATCATCGACATCGACTTCGCCGTGTTCTGGCGGATCCGCGACGCCGGCGAGTTCCTGTTCAACACGCGCAACCCCGAGCCCACGGTGAAGTCCGCGGCCGAGAGCATGATGCGTGAGGTGATCGGCCGCACCCCGATCCAGCCCGCCCTGACCGAGGCCCGCGCCCAGATCGAGCAGGCCGTCCGGCTCGGCACCCAGGCGATCATGGACCAGTACAAGGCGGGCGTTGAGATCACCCAGGTGCAGATGCAGAAGGTCGATCCGCCGCCTTCCGTCGTGGACGCCTTCCGCGACGTGCAGCGCGCCCAGGCCGACCGCGAGCGCGCCCGCAACGAGGCGGAGAGCTACCGCAACGACATCATCCCGCGTGCCCGCGGCGAGGCCGAGCGCCTTACCCAGGAGGCGCAGGGCCAGCGCGAATCCCAGATCGCCCGCGCCCGCGGCGAGGCGCAGCGCTTCGTCTCGGTGCTCTCCGCCTATCAGGCGGCGCAGGACGTGACCCTGCGGCGCATGTACTTGGAGACCATGGAGGAGATCCTGCGGCGCAACCCGAAGATCGTGGTGGATGACCGGCTGTCCGGCATCGTGCCGCTGCTGAACCTGGACGGCGCGCGCGCCGCGGCCGCGGCGAGCACCCAGTCGCGCCCGGCCACCCCGCCGGCCCCGCCCGCCGTGCGGCCCCAGGTCCCGACGGGAGGCGGCCGATGA